A stretch of Pristis pectinata isolate sPriPec2 chromosome 26, sPriPec2.1.pri, whole genome shotgun sequence DNA encodes these proteins:
- the tmem201 gene encoding transmembrane protein 201 isoform X2, with translation MEALAGLAGLFAAVPPAAVGGLGLCATGALLYRAVTRKKPTHVKVNCWFCSQDTTVPYGNRNCWDCPNCEQYNGFQENGDYNKPIPAQYMEHLNHMVTSWATPSQASKIQQWPNGQILFCKKCNSNQPLKIKQLASFVPRDEDKYEEEIEVYKHHLEQTYKLCRPCQAAVEYYIKHQDRQIRAILFDHQLRRRETDKTFVQSSHYSSLSTPFRVLFLRFVAFVCCAVLVAMAVYGSGGPHGIQKTTTEMPAPDLLLRPSNDINETIPPSEHIAVLNATAWQELLEMVPEEMVINLQAVWVYGKNHQMAVVATGVLTCLLAVLLAGRIRLRRIDAVASLLWLVVMSLYLVESYLQTDVPGWLDTLKFSTTSLCCLVGFTAAIATRKSTGHRQYRARRSESEQ, from the exons GAAGAAGCCAACCCATGTGAAGGTGAACTGCTGGTTCTGCAGCCAGGATACAACTGTACCCTATGGGAACAGGAACTGCTGGGATTGTCCAAACTGCGAGCAGTACAATGGCTTCCAAGAG AATGGTGATTACAATAAGCCAATCCCTGCTCAGTATATGGAACATTTGAACCACATGGTGACCAGTTGGGCAACTCCTTCGCAAGCCTCCAAAATTCAGCAATGGCCAAATGGACAAATTCTCTTCTGTAAGAAATGCAACAGCAACCAGCCTCTGAAGATCAAGCAATTGGCTTCCTTTGTGCCCAGAGATGAG GATAAATATGAAGAAgaaatagaggtgtataaacacCATCTTGAACAGACTTACAAGCTGTGCCGTCCCTGTCAGGCAGCGGTGGAATATTATATTAAACACCAAGACCGGCAGATTCGGGCAATTCTCTTTGACCATCAGCTTCGTCGTCGAGAGACGGACAAAACCTTTGTGCAG AGTTCCCATTATTCCAGCCTTTCTACTCCATTCAGAGTATTATTCCTTCGATTTGTGGCCTTTGTCTGTTGCGCTGTATTGGTTGCCATGGCAGTTTATGGATCAGGTGGTCCACATGGAATCCAAAAGACCACCACTGAAATGCCTGCGCCTGATCTGCTACTGCGTCCGTCCAACGATATCAACGAAACCATTCCTCCATCAGAGCACATTGCTGTCCTGAATGCCACTGCCTGGCAAGAGCTGCTGGAGAtggtgccagaggaaatggtgatcAACCTGCAAGCTGTCTGGGTCTATGGGAAGAACCACCAAATGGCTGTTGTTGCCACTGGCGTCCTCACTTGCTTATTGGCTGTACTTCTGGCCGGACGTATAAG GTTGCGGAGAATTGATGCAGTGGCTTCCCTTCTTTGGCTGGTGGTGATGAGTTTGTATTTGGTGGAGAGTTACCTGCAGACCGATGTTCCTGGCTGGCTTGACACTCTGAAATTCAGCACCACCTCCTTGTGTTGCTTAGTGGGATTCACTGCAGCCATCGCTACTCGGAAGTCAACTGGCCATCGGCAATACAGGGCGCGAAGGTCAGAATCTGAACAATGA